The bacterium nucleotide sequence GCAGTTCCGTGCGCATGTCCTTGACCAGGACGGCGATGGCTTTAGTTGTCCAGCCGGATGACGCTTGCGACACGGTTGAGGTCCTCTTGTTCATTGGTAGCGATAATCAATATGCGTTCGTTCTGTTGCTGTTTCATGATATTGACAACGATCTGTTTGCCTTCATCGTCGAGATTTGAAGTCGGCTCATCGAGAAGCAGAATCTCGGGCTTGGCGAGCAGGGCGACAGCGTATTTGAGGCGCTGTTTCATCCCCGAAGAATAGGCGCCGACAAAGTCATCGCCGCGACCGGCTAAACCGACCAGATCGAGAAGGCGATCCTGCTCAGATTTGGGCATCGGTACGGAAGCCAATTTGGCGAAGAATTCGAGATTTTCGTAGGCAGTCAG carries:
- a CDS encoding ABC transporter ATP-binding protein; this translates as MTTVIEVSGIQKNFGDRKVLKDINFTIETPNSIGITGHNGSGKSTLMKILAQIIAPTKGKVTIKHDGKELPADRHLEVIKMVAPEMALYEMLTAYENLEFFAKLASVPMPKSEQDRLLDLVGLAGRGDDFVGAYSSGMKQRLKYAVALLAKPEILLLDEPTSNLDDEGKQIVVNIMKQQQNERILIIATNEQEDLNRVASVIRLDN